The Sesamum indicum cultivar Zhongzhi No. 13 linkage group LG6, S_indicum_v1.0, whole genome shotgun sequence genome has a segment encoding these proteins:
- the LOC105165512 gene encoding polyadenylate-binding protein-interacting protein 9, protein MAAGAEVSGEAAVLGMESPAAVLEPSSPKNTIPTSEKNLEKYDNSNTEKAGETDVADGVKESDLNSNSGSKSELEMKELVDMWKKLKLNPLAKEFVPSSHYQGQMGAFNFVPINKNLGNDGFPNHQRRRNNYNQGRKRMNGRAFRAQREDSIRRTVYVSDIDHNITEEQLAALFSAYGQVVDCRVCGDPHSRLRFAFVEFADEYSARASLSLYGTLLGFSPVKVLPSKTAILPVNPTFLPRSEDEREMCARTVYCTNIDKKVSQADVKNFFETRCGEVSRLRLLGDQMHSTRIAFVEFFMAESAILALDCCGELLGSQRIRVSPSKTPVRPRVSRPGAQ, encoded by the exons ATGGCTGCCGGTGCAGAGGTGTCTGGTGAAGCAGCAGTATTGGGAATGGAGTCCCCTGCTGCTGTTCTTGAGCCTTCATCACCAAAGAACACCATTCCCACCAGTGAAAAGaatcttgaaaaatatgataattccAATACTGAGAAGGCTGGGGAAACTGATGTAGCTGATGGTGTTAAGGAGTCTGATTTGAATTCCAATTCAGGTTCGAAATCGGAACTTGAAATGAAGGAACTTGTGGATATGTGGAAGAAGCTGAAGTTGAACCCCCTGGCCAAGGAGTTTGTTCCTTCCTCGCATTATCAAGGCCAAATGGGGGCTTTCAATTTTGTGCCTATCAATAAGAATTTGGGAAATGATGGTTTCCCGAATCATCAAAGG AGAAGAAATAACTACAACCAGGGTCGGAAGAGAATGAATGGCAGAGCGTTCAGAGCTCAAAGAGAAGATAGCATTAGACGAACTGTCTATGTTTCGGACATTGATCACAAT ATCACGGAGGAGCAGCTTGCTGCCTTATTCAGCGCCTATGGACAG GTTGTTGATTGTCGAGTTTGTGGTGATCCACATTCCCGTCTTCGCTTTGCTTTTGTAGAATTTGCTGATGAGT ATTCTGCAAGAGCTTCTCTTAGCCTGTATGGAACGCTGTTAGGTTTCTCTCCTGTCAAGGTCTTGCCTTCTAAAACTGCGATTCTTCCTGTGAACCCTACATTCCTCCCCAGG TCAGAGGATGAACGTGAGATGTGCGCCAGAACAGTCTACTGCACAAACATTGATAAGAAG GTTTCTCAGGCTGAtgtcaagaatttctttgAAACAAGATGCGGTGAG GTTTCCCGCCTGAGGCTATTAGGGGATCAGATGCACTCTACGCGAATtgcttttgttgaatttttcatG GCTGAGAGTGCAATATTGGCCCTTGATTGCTGTGGTGAACTTCTTGGATCTCAACGCATCAG GGTAAGTCCATCAAAGACGCCTGTGAGGCCACGAGTTTCCCGCCCTGGAGCACAGTAA
- the LOC105165832 gene encoding exopolygalacturonase-like, with the protein MNSVLVLAVLSLFLLPVVCRSHGPKVFSVLRYGAVADNKTDNTKAFMRAWVAACRWRGKSRVLIPPGSYYLASLILRGPCNGPKQFVIKGVLTAPTKPALFFIDHWITFQHINKLKIYGGGTLDGQGASAWPYNNCRTGSCKPLPVSLRLDFVNDSKISNIKSINSKNFHFNVFSCYRLNFSRVTISAPEDSPNTDGIHVGGSGDVAIDTADIATGDDCISIGPGNKGIRISNVVCGPGHGISVGSLGKSDREEGVSGVSVVNCTFRGTLNGVQIKTWPDPEAAGGFASDFMYDNIVMEDVDNPIFINQQYCPYNLCSAQGSSKIQISNITFSNIWGTSTTKDAVKLECSESNPCHDIALENINLKGPGGVSSSSCSNVHGRSRAPVNPPSCIR; encoded by the exons ATGAACTCCGTACTAGTTCTTGCCGTCTTGTCCCTTTTCCTACTCCCGGTCGTGTGCCGGAGCCATGGACCCAAAGTTTTCAGTGTCCTACGTTACGGGGCTGTTGCGGATAACAAGACCGACAACACTAAG GCATTTATGAGAGCTTGGGTTGCAGCATGCCGATGGAGGGGGAAGAGCAGGGTTTTGATCCCTCCAGGATCCTACTATTTAGCTTCTCTTATCCTCCGCGGCCCGTGCAATGGTCCTAAACAGTTTGTGATCAAAGGAGTGTTGACGGCTCCTACTAAAcctgctttatttttcattgatCATTGGATCACATTCCAGCATATCAACAAACTCAAGATTTACGGCGGAGGTACGTTGGATGGCCAGGGTGCCTCAGCTTGGCCCTACAACAATTGCCGCACTGGATCTTGCAAGCCTCTTCCTGTC TCTCTTCGGCTGGATTTCGTGAACGATTCAAAAATAAGCAACATAAAGTCGATCAACAGCAAAAATTTCCATTTCAACGTCTTCTCCTGCTACCGTCTGAACTTCAGCCGGGTGACGATATCAGCTCCCGAGGACAGTCCCAACACCGACGGGATTCACGTCGGCGGCTCCGGCGATGTCGCCATTGACACGGCGGATATAGCAACCGGAGACGACTGCATATCCATCGGGCCGGGTAATAAAGGGATCCGTATCTCGAATGTGGTTTGCGGGCCAGGCCACGGGATCAGCGTCGGGAGCTTGGGGAAATCCGACAGGGAGGAAGGGGTTAGCGGCGTCAGCGTGGTGAACTGCACGTTCAGGGGGACGCTTAACGGTGTTCAGATCAAGACGTGGCCCGACCCGGAAGCGGCCGGCGGGTTTGCTTCGGACTTCATGTATGATAATATTGTGATGGAGGATGTGGACAATCCCATCTTCATTAATCAGCAGTATTGCCCCTACAACTTATGCAGTGCACAg GGATCGTCAAAGATTCAAATAAGCAATATTACGTTTAGTAACATTTGGGGGACTTCTACGACGAAAGATGCAGTGAAACTAGAATGTAGCGAGAGCAATCCATGCCATGACATTGCACTAGAAAACATCAACCTAAAAGGTCCTGGGGGAGTCTCCTCGTCTTCATGCTCCAACGTCCATGGTAGGTCCCGAGCCCCAGTAAATCCGCCTTCTTGCATACGCTAG